A region from the Brassica napus cultivar Da-Ae chromosome C8, Da-Ae, whole genome shotgun sequence genome encodes:
- the LOC106412517 gene encoding uncharacterized protein LOC106412517, with amino-acid sequence MAIDTAELLGLKMEPSKDSITSVDSSRVKSAGMITNVKVEIEECIILVDFHAMDIKSGKTSPLLFGRAFMATVGAVCDLKRNKMCLTNVDETVFYDPTEKKKSEELISCIEMFEDAGPTADSNREPAKPESVSFDIRIAASVDIQSSKSIDNKPSASDDSQSSESIDTKPSASVDTLRLSEQPKTEKSKSEGLSKNRKKKKKRNADADSLSVVPLQCQEGSLEYRVRCRGDSKPFTKVRVLCNSELREKGEVYARAFLNCINKMSKRDT; translated from the coding sequence ATGGCCATAGACACTGCTGAGCTATTAGGACTGAAGATGGAACCTTCTAAAGATAGTATCACTTCCGTGGATAGCTCCCGAGTAAAGTCAGCAGGCATGATCACGAATGTTAAGGTGGAGATAGAGGAATGCATTATCCTTGTGGACTTTCATGCTATGGATATCAAATCAGGCAAGACATCTCCACTTCTTTTTGGAAGAGCCTTCATGGCTACAGTGGGGGCAGTTTGTGATCTTAAGAGAAATAAGATGTGTCTGACTAATGTTGATGAAACTGTCTTCTATGATCCCACggaaaagaagaaaagtgaGGAGCTTATTTCATGCATAGAGATGTTTGAAGATGCAGGACCTACAGCTGATTCAAATCGCGAGCCTGCAAAACCAGAATCAGTGTCGTTCGACATTAGAATTGCAGCATCGGTCGACATCCAGTcatcaaaatcgatcgacaataaACCTTCAGCATCGGACGACTCTCAgtcttcagaatcgatcgacacgaAGCCTtcagcatcggtcgacaccCTCCGACTTTCAGAACAGCCCAAGACTGAAAAGTCTAAGTCTGAGGGATTGTCCAAgaatagaaagaagaaaaagaaaaggaatgcAGATGCGGATTCCCTATCAGTAGTTCCTTTGCAATGTCAAGAGGGTAGTCTTGAGTATAGAGTGCGCTGCAGAGGAGATTCTAAACCTTTTACAAAAGTTAGAGTGCTATGTAATTCAGAGctgagagagaaaggagaagtttATGCAAGAGCCTTTCTCAACTGCATCAACAAAATGAGTAAGAGAGACACTTAG